One genomic window of Apus apus isolate bApuApu2 chromosome 9, bApuApu2.pri.cur, whole genome shotgun sequence includes the following:
- the MANF gene encoding mesencephalic astrocyte-derived neurotrophic factor, producing MRAAHGLWAALALLLLPAGSRALRDGECEVCVTFLGRFYQSLKDNDVEFTPASIEKELLKSCKEAKGKENRLCYYVGATSDAATKIINEVSKPMSHHIPVEKICEKLKKKDSQICELKYDKQIDLSTADLRKLRVKELRRILDDWGEACKGCAEKSDFIRRIHELMPKYAPRAAGARADL from the exons ATGCGGGCGGCCCACGGGCTCTGGGCGGcgctggccctgctcctgctgccggCCGGCAGCCGGGCCCTACGCGACGGGGAGTGCGAGG TGTGTGTTACATTCCTGGGAAGGTTCTACCAGAGTCTAAAGGACAATGATGTTGAATTCACACCAGCCAGTATTGAAAAGGAGCTCTTGAAATCCTGCAAAGAAGCAAAAGGCAAAGAGAACCGCCTG TGCTATTATGTTGGGGCCACAAGTGATGCAGCCACCAAAATCATTAATGAGGTATCAAAGCCCATGAGTCATCACATCCCCGTGGAAAAGATCTGTGAGAAACTAAAGAAGAAAGACAGCCAGATCTGTGAACTAAAATACG ACAAGCAGATCGACCTGAGCACCGCCGACCTGCGCAAGCTGCGCGTCAAGGAGCTGCGGCGGATCCTCGACGACTGGGGCGAGGCGTGCAAGGGCTGCGCCGAGAAGTCCGACTTCATCCGCAGGATCCACGAACTGATGCCCAAGTACGCGCCGCGGGCGGCCGGCGCCCGCGCAGACCTCTGA
- the RBM15B gene encoding LOW QUALITY PROTEIN: putative RNA-binding protein 15B (The sequence of the model RefSeq protein was modified relative to this genomic sequence to represent the inferred CDS: deleted 1 base in 1 codon), whose product MKRGSERDSSPPGAGGGRAAAAKRPRERERESSSRRGPHRSSGASRSSRDKSTPGGGGGGSGGGGGTTSGGSSGGGSSSRSHRGDGGGSGDSNHRPAGSGSASGARGGSQAAPSSSSSSRALGVPKAKALPGAVVAPSLLLAGPPPGAAPSLLLAPLGGSAGLAGEPPGSCEYKTLLVSGLSAALPDQLLEDGLFRLFQRFRGGGAGDISVKLSHTPELGRVAYVNFRHPGDARDARRHARARQMLLYDRPLKVEPVYLRGGRRSRTPPPAPSPEPLGYLPPIHSTYQYKQRSLSPVTSPLLREPRPRHAHAAAAAFALEAAAIGLSRERERALDYYGLYDERGRPYSYPIVAEEDLMPEDDQRATRNLFIGNLDHNVSEVELRRAFEKYGIIEEVVIKRPARGQGGAYAFLKFQNLDMAHRAKVAMSGRVVGRNPIKIGYGKANPTTRLWVGGLGPSTSLAALAREFDRFGSIRTIDYVKGDSFAYIQYESLDAAQAACAQMRGFPLGGPERRLRVDFAKAEETRYPQQYQPAPLPVHYELLADGYSRHRSLEQDLRVRDRTPPHLLYSDRDRSFVEADWASPAKNAERRNNLESYSRSVRSRSGERWGSDSDRSLPKLWEERRKRRSLSSDRGRTTHSPYEDRSRTKAGGPALDRSPERARKENHTTESGAEKEPSNSLQNNRHATEEKPHREAPDAPQPKKRDSERNHRTGESESKTHEEPKSETKKLKNLSEYAQTLQLAWNGLLVLKNSCFPTSMHILEGDLGVINGLLKDHSSGGKLTQLKIAQRLRLDQPKLDEVTRRIKQGSPNGYAVLLATQSTPAGAEGTFPVVEPGLQRRLLRNLVSYLKQKQAAGVISLPVGGAKGRDSTGMLYAFPPCEFSQQYLQSALRTLGKLEEEHMVIVIVKDTA is encoded by the exons ATGAAGCGGGGCAGCGAACGGGACTCCAGCCcgccaggggctgggggaggccgcgccgccgccgccaagCGGCCCCGCGAACGCGAACGAGAGAGCAGCAGCCGGCGCGGCCCACACCGGAGTTCGGGCGCCTCCCGCAGCAGCCGGGACAAGTCCacgcccggcggcggcggcggcggcagcggcggaggcggcggcaCCACCAGCGGTGGCAGCAGCGGAGGCGGCTCCAGCTCCCGCAGCCACCGCGGCGATGGAGGCGGCAGCGGCGATTCCAACCACCGCCCGGCGGGGAGCGGCTCGGCCTCGGGCGCCCGCGGCGGCAGCCAGGCCgccccctcttcctcctcctcgtcCCGGGCGCTCGGCGTGCCCAAGGCCAAGGCCCTGCCCGGCGCCGTGGTGGCCCCGTCGCTGCTGCTGGCCGGGCCGCCGCCGGGCGCCGCGCCCTCCTTGCTGCTGGCGCCTCTGGGGGGCTCGGCAGGCCTGGCCGGGGAGCCGCCCGGCTCCTGTGAGTACAAGACGCTGCTGGTGAGCGGGCTGAGCGCGGCCCTGCCCGACCAGCTGCTGGAGGACGGGCTGTTCCGCCTCTTCCAGCGCTTC CGGGGGGGGGGCGCCGGGGACATCAGTGTCAAGCTCTCCCACACGCCCGAGCTCGGCCGAGTCGCCTACGTCAACTTCCGACACCCCGGGGACGCCCGCGACGCCCGCCGGCACGCCCGGGCTCGGCAGATGCTCCTCTACGACCGGCCCCTGAAGGTGGAGCCGGTGTACCTGCGCGGGGGCCGGAGGAGCCGCacgccgccccccgcgccctcTCCGGAGCCCCTGGGCTACCTGCCGCCCATCCACAGCACCTACCAGTACAAGCAGCGGTCGCTGTCGCCCGTCACCAGCCCCTTGCTGCGGGAGCCGCGGCCCAGACACGCTcacgccgccgccgccgccttcGCCTTGGAAGCGGCCGCCATCGGGCTCTCCCGGGAGCGGGAGAGGGCCCTGGATTACTACGGGCTGTACGACGAGCGTGGCCGCCCTTACAGTTACCCCATCGTGGCTGAGGAAGACCTGATGCCAGAGGATGATCAGAGAGCAACCCGCAACCTCTTCATTGGCAACCTGGACCACAACGTCTCAGAGGTGGAGCTCAGACGTGCCTTTGAGAAGTACGGCATCATCGAAGAAGTGGTGATCAAGCGCCCTGCCCGCGGCCAGGGCGGGGCTTACGCTTTCCTCAAGTTCCAGAACTTGGACATGGCACATCGGGCCAAGGTTGCCATGTCGGGCCGCGTTGTTGGCAGGAACCCTATCAAAATTGGCTACGGGAAAGCCAACCCTACTACCAGGCTGTGGGTGGGTGGTCTCGGTCCCAGTACTTCCTTGGCTGCCCTGGCAAGGGAGTTCGACCGTTTCGGGAGCATCAGGACTATTGACTACGTGAAGGGAGACAGCTTCGCTTATATCCAGTACGAGAGCTTGgatgctgcccaggctgcctgtgCTCAGATGAGGGGCTTTCCTTTGGGAGGACCGGAGAGGAGACTCCGAGTGGATTTTGCCAAAGCAGAAGAGACAAGATACCCACAGCAGTACCAGCCGGCACCGCTGCCCGTGCACTACGAACTGCTCGCTGATGGGTACAGCAGACACAGAAGCCTAGAGCAAGACTTGAGGGTGCGAGATAGGACTCCTCCACATCTCCTGTACTCAGACAGAGACAGGAGCTTTGTAGAGGCAGACTGGGCCAGCCCTGCCAAAAACGCCGAACGCAGAAACAACTTGGAAAGCTACAGCCGATCGGTGCGTAGCCGGAGCGGAGAGCGCTGGGGCAGCGACAGCGATCGCAGCCTGCCCAAACTGTGGGAAGAGAGGCGGAAACGCCGGAGTCTTTCCAGTGACCGCGGGAGGACTACTCACTCGCCTTACGAGGACAGAAGCAGGACAAAGGCCGGTGGGCCAGCTTTAGACCGCAGCCCAGAGAGGGCTCGCAAGGAGAACCACACTACAGAATCCGGAGCTGAGAAAGAGCCGAGTAACTCCCTTCAGAACAATCGTCATGCGACCGAGGAGAAACCCCATCGTGAGGCCCCCGATGCTCCCCAGCCTAAAAAAAGGGACAGCGAACGCAATCATCGAACTGGTGAATCGGAATCAAAAACTCACGAGGAGCCAAAATCCGAGACCAAAAAGCTAAAGAATTTATCGGAATACGCTCAGACACTGCAGCTTGCTTGGAATGGGCTTCTTGTGctaaaaaacagctgcttcccCACCTCTATGCACATCCTGGAGGGAGACCTCGGTGTCATCAACGGACTCCTTAAAGACCATTCATCCGGCGGGAAGTTAACGCAGCTCAAAATCGCTCAGAGACTTCGGCTCGACCAGCCCAAGCTGGATGAAGTAACTCGCCGCATCAAACAAGGCAGCCCCAACGGCTACGCTGTGCTCCTGGCCACCCAGTCCACCCcggcaggggctgaggggaccTTCCCTGTTGTAGAGCCTGGCTTGCAGCGACGGCTTCTCAGGAATCTGGTCTCCTACTTGAAACAGAAGCAGGCTGCTGGGGTTATCAGCCTGCCCGTGGGAGGGGCGAAGGGCAGAGACAGCACAGGCATGCTTTACGCGTTCCCTCCTTGTGAATTCTCTCAGCAGTACCTCCAGTCAGCACTAAGGACATTGGGAAAGTTAGAAGAAGAACATATGGTGATAGTTATAGTCAAAGACACTGCCTAG